One stretch of Candidatus Zixiibacteriota bacterium DNA includes these proteins:
- a CDS encoding protein kinase, with protein MIGQTISHYEVIEKLGEGGMGIVYKALDLKLDRPVAIKFLPPDLNASRENKERFIREAKIVAGLNHPNILHIYDIDEQDGRLFFVMEFITGETLKSHIGKLKSGENISLQQAINWTIQIGQGLRAAHEKDIVHRDIKPENIMMTRNGLLKIMDFGIARLKSDTDSSDTDTLSGTLAYMSPEQAQGIIEDHRTDIWSLGVMFYEMLTGDLPFRAEHEAAWIYLIVNEDPLNPSSHDRRISPAIDSCVMKMLEKDREQRFRSADELLTTLRQVQIDVEQATQSVKTKAIALLPFQNISPDKESDYFSDGLTEELILNLSRLENMRVVSRTSIMQYKGTNKDIKTIGKELGVRYILEGSVRKLQDDLRITAQLVDVETDAQLWAGKFRGKLSDVFDIQEKVSEQIIDALLVRLSPTEKGVLCKRCPQNAEAFDYYLRARDALYRWTKNDIKSAIELFQRAIELDSRYAVAYAGLGEAYATLYQNFERKESYIDRSMEASLKALAYDATLSEAYAALGLAYFEKKMLDEALSAVQKAIELDPNSFVGYWILGRIYHTTDRDREAIELYKKVVALNPDFYTVRMDLRTVYERLGDKENYEDAVRNELEVYPRYIARYPKDPRAHIFYAVALARAGRIEEGKREAAKAIELNPSDPLMLYNTACFYAKIKEKRLALDSLKNSILAGFENYEWIRRDPDLDSIRNEPEYIALIEKKDQSSK; from the coding sequence ATGATAGGACAGACTATTTCTCATTATGAGGTGATAGAAAAGTTAGGCGAGGGTGGCATGGGTATAGTGTATAAAGCCCTGGACCTGAAGCTTGACCGCCCAGTAGCGATCAAGTTCCTTCCTCCTGACCTTAATGCTTCCAGGGAGAACAAAGAGCGATTTATACGAGAGGCTAAGATCGTTGCTGGGCTCAACCATCCCAACATCCTTCACATTTACGATATCGACGAACAAGACGGTAGGCTATTCTTCGTGATGGAATTCATCACAGGAGAGACATTGAAATCCCACATCGGGAAATTAAAATCCGGCGAAAATATATCTCTACAACAAGCAATTAACTGGACAATTCAGATAGGTCAGGGACTCAGAGCTGCGCACGAGAAGGATATCGTTCACCGGGATATTAAACCGGAGAATATAATGATGACCAGAAATGGTCTGCTTAAGATTATGGACTTCGGCATTGCCAGACTCAAAAGTGATACAGACTCCTCTGATACCGATACCCTGTCAGGAACCCTCGCCTATATGTCACCGGAACAAGCACAAGGGATAATCGAAGATCATAGGACAGACATCTGGTCCCTCGGCGTGATGTTCTATGAAATGCTCACCGGCGATTTACCGTTCAGGGCTGAGCACGAAGCGGCCTGGATATACTTGATCGTGAACGAAGACCCGTTGAACCCGAGCTCGCACGATCGAAGGATTTCGCCCGCGATCGATTCGTGTGTCATGAAGATGCTGGAGAAAGATCGTGAGCAGAGGTTCCGATCAGCAGATGAACTTCTGACAACCTTAAGGCAGGTGCAAATAGATGTGGAGCAGGCCACACAATCTGTCAAGACAAAAGCCATTGCACTCCTCCCTTTTCAGAATATCAGCCCAGATAAAGAGAGTGATTATTTCAGCGATGGATTGACCGAAGAGTTAATCCTCAACCTGTCGCGGCTGGAGAATATGAGAGTAGTCTCCCGGACGAGCATTATGCAATACAAGGGCACGAACAAGGATATCAAAACCATAGGTAAAGAACTGGGTGTTCGCTATATTCTGGAAGGAAGTGTAAGAAAACTTCAGGACGATTTGCGAATAACAGCACAACTGGTTGATGTCGAGACTGATGCCCAGCTCTGGGCTGGAAAGTTCAGGGGAAAACTATCAGACGTGTTCGATATTCAGGAAAAGGTATCAGAACAGATAATCGACGCGCTTTTGGTGCGACTATCTCCCACGGAAAAAGGTGTGCTCTGTAAACGCTGTCCTCAGAACGCGGAAGCCTTTGATTATTACCTCCGGGCGAGGGATGCTCTCTATAGATGGACAAAGAACGATATCAAGTCTGCTATCGAACTCTTTCAACGGGCTATTGAATTAGATAGTCGTTACGCAGTTGCCTATGCAGGCTTGGGTGAGGCATATGCTACTCTCTATCAGAATTTCGAGCGAAAGGAGTCTTACATCGACAGGTCTATGGAAGCCAGCCTGAAAGCCCTGGCTTATGATGCAACCCTGTCTGAAGCATACGCCGCTCTTGGGCTTGCCTATTTTGAGAAAAAGATGCTTGACGAAGCTCTATCAGCGGTTCAGAAAGCAATCGAGCTCGATCCGAATAGTTTCGTCGGTTACTGGATACTGGGGAGAATCTACCACACAACAGATAGAGACCGGGAAGCAATTGAATTATACAAGAAGGTCGTAGCACTCAACCCCGATTTTTATACAGTCCGCATGGACCTCCGGACAGTCTATGAGCGATTGGGAGATAAAGAGAATTATGAAGATGCTGTTAGAAACGAGCTTGAAGTTTATCCGCGGTATATTGCCCGCTACCCCAAAGACCCGCGTGCGCACATCTTCTATGCTGTCGCTTTGGCACGAGCAGGAAGAATTGAGGAGGGCAAAAGAGAAGCAGCTAAAGCTATTGAATTAAATCCATCTGATCCTCTGATGCTTTATAACACTGCTTGCTTTTATGCTAAAATCAAAGAAAAGCGCCTGGCACTCGATTCACTAAAGAACTCAATTCTTGCGGGATTCGAGAATTACGAATGGATCCGGCGCGACCCGGACTTGGATAGTATCAGGAATGAACCCGAATATATTGCCTTGATCGAGAAGAAAGATCAAAGTTCGAAATAA
- a CDS encoding efflux RND transporter periplasmic adaptor subunit, translated as MIKPTVFLRYLLLFLVFSYLPICACKNGKSSLPARQSGTSGARVPVDAIVIQPQLLENRIYTTGTLLANEEVELRPEIAGRVTDVLFTEGSMVRKGDVLIKINDRELKAQLKGKEIEEKQASDLEARARRLFEVKGISQEEYDKTANTLNMIKAQKEVIQAQLAKTEIVAPFDGIIGLRYVSQGSFVSTNMLVATMQDVNPIKVEFSVPEKYVKQIKKGTEITVQVGDSEKEYKGVVYAVESKIDLATRTIKSRAKIPNPNRDLIPGSFAKVEIILEQLPHAILVPSESVIPELNGEKVFICINGKARSIPVKAGIRTETGIQIVEGLNPQDTLILTGLLQLSDGKAVEIRDLQSNQR; from the coding sequence ATGATAAAACCAACTGTATTCCTGAGATACCTTTTGCTTTTCCTGGTATTCTCATACTTGCCAATTTGCGCTTGTAAAAACGGAAAGAGTTCTCTTCCTGCACGCCAATCCGGCACATCAGGGGCAAGGGTACCTGTGGATGCGATTGTGATCCAGCCACAACTACTTGAGAACAGGATATACACCACTGGAACCCTCCTTGCCAACGAGGAGGTTGAACTGAGGCCCGAAATCGCTGGAAGAGTTACTGACGTCCTCTTTACAGAAGGAAGCATGGTGAGAAAGGGGGATGTGCTGATAAAAATCAATGATCGCGAACTTAAAGCACAGTTAAAGGGGAAAGAGATCGAAGAAAAGCAGGCCTCTGATTTAGAAGCCCGTGCGCGCCGGCTATTCGAGGTTAAGGGAATAAGCCAGGAGGAATACGACAAGACCGCCAACACCCTCAATATGATCAAGGCCCAGAAGGAGGTCATCCAGGCTCAGCTTGCCAAGACCGAAATAGTTGCGCCTTTTGACGGTATAATCGGGTTAAGATATGTCAGCCAGGGAAGTTTTGTTTCCACCAATATGCTGGTTGCCACTATGCAGGATGTTAACCCGATAAAGGTCGAATTTTCTGTGCCGGAAAAATATGTGAAGCAGATAAAAAAAGGAACTGAAATCACGGTTCAAGTGGGTGATTCCGAGAAAGAGTATAAGGGTGTTGTCTACGCGGTGGAATCAAAAATAGACCTGGCAACCCGAACTATTAAGTCGCGAGCTAAAATCCCCAATCCTAATCGAGATTTGATTCCCGGCTCTTTTGCCAAAGTAGAGATCATCCTGGAGCAGTTGCCCCATGCAATACTGGTTCCTTCAGAATCGGTCATCCCGGAACTGAACGGAGAAAAGGTCTTTATCTGCATCAATGGCAAAGCCCGCTCTATCCCGGTAAAGGCTGGCATCCGCACCGAAACCGGCATTCAAATAGTGGAAGGATTGAATCCCCAGGACACACTTATCCTAACCGGCTTGCTTCAGCTTTCAGATGGTAAAGCGGTGGAGATAAGGGACCTCCAAAGTAATCAGAGATAG